From a region of the Thermovirga sp. genome:
- the rpsB gene encoding 30S ribosomal protein S2, with the protein MAVVSMKQLLECGVHFGHQTRRWNPKMKPYIFTERNGVYIVDLQKTVKGLEKAYDFLREVSKSGGSVLFVGTKKQAQDTIKDEALRCGQFYINHRWLGGLLTNFPTIKKRVNRMVELGSPEFLEGSTKWTKKEIAGFEKERTKLEKFLIGIKEMRDIPDALV; encoded by the coding sequence TTGGCAGTGGTAAGCATGAAGCAGCTTCTGGAGTGCGGAGTGCACTTCGGGCACCAGACAAGGCGCTGGAATCCCAAAATGAAACCCTACATATTCACCGAGAGGAACGGCGTCTACATCGTGGACCTTCAAAAGACCGTCAAGGGTCTCGAAAAGGCCTATGATTTTCTCCGGGAGGTTTCAAAAAGCGGCGGGAGCGTCCTTTTCGTAGGGACCAAGAAGCAGGCCCAGGATACCATTAAAGATGAGGCCCTCCGCTGCGGGCAGTTCTATATAAACCACCGTTGGCTCGGCGGTCTTCTTACCAACTTTCCCACGATCAAGAAAAGAGTCAACCGCATGGTGGAGCTCGGTTCCCCCGAATTTCTCGAGGGGTCGACCAAATGGACGAAAAAGGAGATCGCCGGTTTCGAAAAGGAACGGACGAAACTTGAAAAGTTCCTGATCGGGATCAAGGAAATGCGCGATATCCCCGATGCCCTTGTCG
- a CDS encoding metal-sensitive transcriptional regulator: MSLIERIDNMSPQQKAMLNRLKRVEGQLRGIQRMIINEKPCQEILLQLSAARKAMQNACIEILKGYVRKCLAESGTPDMDELERLISTLIDLAPLSGEKEEES, from the coding sequence ATGTCCCTGATCGAACGGATCGATAACATGTCTCCCCAGCAAAAAGCCATGTTGAACAGGCTCAAGAGAGTCGAGGGCCAACTTCGGGGGATACAGAGGATGATCATTAACGAAAAACCCTGCCAGGAAATCCTCTTGCAGCTATCCGCCGCAAGGAAGGCCATGCAGAACGCCTGCATAGAGATACTCAAGGGTTACGTCAGGAAGTGCCTTGCCGAGTCCGGCACCCCCGACATGGATGAACTGGAAAGGCTCATATCCACCCTGATCGACCTGGCCCCCCTTTCCGGCGAAAAGGAGGAAGAATCCTGA
- a CDS encoding nucleoside deaminase gives MEVHEAFMRIALEEARKGASMGEVPVGAVLVLDGSVVGKGHNRRESLKDPTAHAEILALRGAAESLRSWLLEGSTLYSTLEPCPMCASALVQSRVKSIVYGARDIRWGACGTLYDIPRDPRLNHRCEVTGGVLAEECAKMLREFFLALR, from the coding sequence ATGGAAGTACATGAAGCCTTCATGAGAATTGCCCTGGAGGAAGCCCGCAAAGGCGCCTCCATGGGCGAGGTGCCCGTAGGGGCCGTCCTGGTCCTCGACGGGTCGGTGGTGGGAAAGGGGCATAACCGGAGGGAGAGCTTGAAGGACCCGACGGCCCACGCCGAGATACTGGCCCTCAGGGGAGCCGCCGAAAGCCTTCGGAGCTGGCTACTGGAAGGCTCAACCCTGTATTCGACCCTTGAACCCTGCCCGATGTGCGCGTCGGCCTTGGTTCAGTCCAGGGTGAAGAGTATAGTTTACGGGGCGAGGGATATCCGCTGGGGTGCCTGCGGAACGCTTTACGATATTCCGAGGGATCCCAGGCTCAACCACCGGTGCGAAGTGACCGGTGGCGTACTCGCGGAAGAATGTGCTAAAATGCTCCGGGAGTTCTTCCTGGCCCTCCGCTGA